One genomic region from Streptomyces sp. NBC_01304 encodes:
- a CDS encoding WhiB family transcriptional regulator, whose protein sequence is MQTETHAPSVPPSETIPPPGLQENTLTPLTALTALDDAIENLGVPVPCRSFDPEVFFAESPADVEYAKSLCRTCPLMEACLAGAKERREPWGVWGGELFVQGVVVARKRPRGRPRKNPVAA, encoded by the coding sequence GTGCAGACCGAAACGCACGCCCCGTCCGTACCGCCTTCAGAGACCATCCCGCCGCCCGGCCTTCAGGAGAACACCTTGACTCCGCTCACTGCGCTCACCGCGCTCGACGACGCCATCGAGAACCTCGGCGTACCCGTCCCCTGCCGCAGCTTCGACCCGGAGGTCTTCTTCGCCGAGTCGCCGGCCGATGTCGAGTACGCCAAGTCGCTCTGCCGTACCTGCCCGCTGATGGAGGCCTGCCTGGCCGGCGCCAAGGAGCGGCGTGAGCCGTGGGGCGTCTGGGGTGGCGAGCTGTTCGTCCAGGGTGTGGTCGTTGCCCGCAAGCGGCCGCGTGGTCGCCCGCGCAAGAACCCGGTCGCCGCATGA
- a CDS encoding ATP-dependent DNA helicase UvrD2 has product MLHPCGQRARPPPPTWQHGGVTSATHSPLFPQEPGGTGQYTAPPPDADAVLAGLDPEQRAVATALQGPVCVLAGAGTGKTRAITHRIAYGVRAGILPPGGVLAVTFTNRAAGEMRGRLRQLGVNGVQARTFHSAALRQLQYFWPKAVGGPLPRLVERKVQLVAEAAARCRIRLDRGELRDVTGEIEWSKVTQTVPVDYPAIALKAGREVPRDPAEISQIYAMYEQLKQDRGVIDFEDVLLLTVGILQDNYAVAEQVRSQYSHFVVDEYQDVSPLQQRLLELWLGDRDNLCVVGDASQTIYSFTGATPDHLLNFRTRHPQATVVKLVRDYRSTPQVVHLANGLLAQAKGRAAEHRLELISQREAGPEPVYTEYGDEPTEAEHTARRIRDLIKSGVTAGEIAVLFRTNGQSELYEQALADAGVPYQLRGAERFFERQEVREAGAALRGAARFGGNDALLDDAVDVPSQVRAVLSTKGWTSQPPAGSGAVRDRWESLAALVRLAEDFARVRPEATLSDLIAELDERAAAQHAPTVEGVTLASLHAAKGLEWDAVFLVGLTEGMLPIAYAKTDEQVEEERRLLYVGVTRARVHLSLSWALSRSPGGRASRRPSRFLNGLRPGSAAAAPRSAGGAGGIERGAARKRRSRGPVHCRVCGRTLTDAGEMKLMRCEDCPSDMDEGLYERLRDWRAEQAAQLSQPAYCVFTDKTLMAIAEACPSAEGELARIAGVGVRKMDRFGADVLAICAGEEPETGVEAVVEGD; this is encoded by the coding sequence ATGCTGCACCCCTGTGGACAACGGGCTCGGCCACCTCCGCCGACCTGGCAGCATGGCGGGGTGACATCAGCAACGCACTCCCCACTGTTCCCGCAGGAACCGGGCGGCACAGGCCAGTACACGGCCCCGCCCCCGGACGCGGACGCCGTGCTCGCCGGGCTGGACCCCGAGCAGCGCGCGGTGGCCACCGCCCTGCAGGGGCCTGTGTGCGTGCTGGCCGGTGCCGGCACGGGCAAGACCCGGGCGATCACCCACCGGATCGCGTACGGGGTGCGGGCGGGCATCCTGCCCCCGGGCGGCGTGCTCGCCGTCACCTTCACCAACCGCGCCGCGGGGGAGATGCGCGGGCGCCTCCGCCAACTCGGGGTCAACGGCGTGCAGGCCCGCACCTTCCACTCCGCCGCCCTGCGCCAGCTCCAGTACTTCTGGCCCAAGGCCGTCGGCGGACCGCTGCCCCGCCTGGTCGAGCGGAAGGTCCAGCTGGTCGCAGAGGCCGCGGCCCGCTGCCGGATCCGGCTCGACCGGGGTGAGCTGCGCGATGTCACCGGCGAGATCGAGTGGTCCAAGGTCACCCAGACCGTCCCCGTCGACTACCCGGCCATCGCCCTCAAGGCCGGCCGCGAGGTACCCCGCGACCCGGCCGAGATCTCCCAGATCTACGCCATGTACGAGCAGCTGAAGCAGGACCGCGGCGTCATCGACTTCGAGGACGTACTGCTCCTGACGGTCGGCATCCTGCAGGACAACTACGCCGTCGCGGAGCAGGTCCGCTCCCAGTACTCGCACTTCGTGGTGGACGAGTACCAGGACGTCAGCCCGCTCCAGCAGCGCCTCCTGGAACTGTGGCTCGGCGACCGGGACAACCTCTGCGTGGTCGGCGACGCCAGCCAGACGATCTACTCCTTCACCGGCGCGACCCCCGACCACCTCCTGAACTTCCGCACCCGGCACCCGCAGGCCACGGTCGTGAAACTGGTCCGCGACTACCGCTCCACGCCCCAGGTCGTCCACCTCGCCAACGGCCTGCTCGCCCAGGCCAAGGGCCGCGCCGCCGAGCACCGCCTGGAACTGATCTCCCAGCGCGAGGCCGGACCCGAGCCGGTCTACACGGAGTACGGCGACGAGCCCACCGAGGCGGAGCACACCGCCCGCCGCATCCGCGACCTGATCAAGTCTGGCGTCACGGCCGGCGAGATCGCGGTGCTCTTCCGGACGAACGGCCAGTCCGAGCTGTACGAGCAGGCGCTCGCCGACGCCGGTGTGCCGTACCAGCTGCGCGGCGCCGAGCGGTTCTTCGAGCGCCAGGAGGTCCGCGAGGCGGGCGCGGCCCTGCGCGGGGCGGCCCGCTTCGGCGGCAATGACGCGCTGCTCGACGACGCCGTGGACGTGCCCTCGCAGGTGCGGGCCGTGCTGTCCACCAAGGGCTGGACGAGCCAGCCCCCGGCGGGCTCCGGCGCGGTCCGGGACCGCTGGGAGTCCCTGGCGGCGCTGGTCCGCCTGGCCGAGGACTTCGCCCGGGTCCGGCCCGAAGCCACGCTCTCCGACCTGATCGCGGAGCTCGACGAGCGGGCCGCCGCCCAGCACGCGCCGACCGTGGAGGGCGTCACGCTCGCCTCGCTGCACGCGGCCAAGGGCCTGGAGTGGGACGCGGTCTTCCTGGTCGGCCTTACCGAAGGCATGCTGCCGATCGCGTACGCCAAGACCGACGAGCAGGTCGAGGAGGAGCGCCGCCTCCTCTATGTCGGGGTCACCCGGGCCCGGGTGCACCTCTCCCTGTCCTGGGCGCTGTCCCGCTCGCCCGGCGGCCGCGCCTCGCGCCGGCCCAGCCGGTTCCTGAACGGCCTGCGGCCGGGCTCGGCCGCGGCCGCCCCCCGCAGCGCGGGCGGTGCGGGCGGCATCGAGCGCGGGGCGGCCCGCAAGCGCCGGAGCCGGGGTCCCGTGCACTGCCGCGTGTGCGGGCGGACACTGACCGACGCCGGCGAGATGAAGCTGATGCGGTGCGAAGACTGTCCTTCCGACATGGACGAAGGACTCTATGAGCGCCTGCGCGACTGGCGGGCCGAGCAGGCGGCCCAGCTCAGCCAGCCCGCATACTGCGTGTTCACGGACAAGACGCTCATGGCGATCGCCGAGGCCTGTCCGTCGGCCGAGGGCGAGCTCGCCCGCATCGCCGGCGTCGGGGTCCGGAAAATGGATCGCTTCGGCGCCGACGTCCTGGCCATCTGTGCAGGTGAGGAGCCTGAGACGGGAGTTGAAGCAGTGGTCGAGGGCGACTGA
- a CDS encoding OsmC family protein, whose product MADYRIETVRTGYRTWTARNDRGAEVHMGPADDEAAQPSFTPVELLLAAMGGCGGMVVDRTARAVEHDDLKIVVDSISTPEDDGRVGRIRVTYELDIPAEANGGKAAEVFARAVRLTHEQHCTVSRTVEHGAHVEAILPDGTTGFEGG is encoded by the coding sequence ATGGCGGACTACCGCATCGAGACCGTACGCACCGGCTACCGCACCTGGACGGCCCGCAACGACCGCGGCGCCGAGGTCCACATGGGCCCGGCCGACGACGAGGCGGCGCAGCCGTCCTTCACCCCGGTCGAGCTGCTGCTCGCCGCGATGGGCGGCTGCGGCGGCATGGTCGTCGACCGCACCGCGCGTGCTGTCGAGCACGACGACCTGAAGATCGTCGTCGACTCGATCTCCACCCCGGAGGACGACGGCCGGGTGGGCCGCATCCGGGTCACGTACGAACTCGACATCCCCGCGGAGGCCAACGGCGGCAAGGCCGCCGAGGTCTTCGCCCGCGCCGTCCGGCTGACCCACGAGCAGCACTGCACGGTCAGCCGCACGGTCGAGCACGGCGCCCACGTGGAGGCGATCCTGCCGGACGGCACGACCGGCTTCGAGGGCGGCTGA
- a CDS encoding dipeptidase has protein sequence MSQTPDSAVRTYIAANRIDFLEDLQDWLRIPSVSAQPEHADDVRRSADWLAGKLKETGFPTTEVWETPGAPAVYAEWPSDNPAAPTVLVYGHHDVQPAALEDGWHTEPFEPVVRGNRLHARGAADDKGQVFFHTLGVRAHLAATGRTTPAVHLKLLIEGEEESGSPNFRALIEDRKDRLTADVVIVSDTGMWSETTPTVCTGMRGLVECQIDLSGPDQDIHSGSFGGAVPNPATAAARLVAALHDEHARVAVPGFYDGITELTARERELFAELPFDEAEWLRTAKSHGAYGETGYSTLERIWARPTAEVNGMGGGYQGAGGKTIVPSSAFLKLSFRIVAGQDPARVEQAVTDWVATRLPEGIGHTINWTGATRPCLTPLDHPALQSVVRAMGRAFEQPIRFTREGGSGPAADLQDVLEAPVLFLGISVPSDGWHAPNEKVELDLLMKGVETTAYLWGDLAESGPTAAP, from the coding sequence ATGAGCCAGACCCCGGACAGCGCCGTCCGCACGTACATCGCAGCCAACCGCATCGACTTCCTCGAGGACCTGCAGGACTGGCTGCGAATCCCCTCGGTCTCGGCCCAGCCCGAGCACGCGGACGACGTGCGCCGCAGCGCCGACTGGCTCGCCGGCAAGCTCAAGGAGACCGGCTTCCCGACCACCGAGGTCTGGGAGACCCCCGGCGCCCCCGCCGTCTACGCGGAGTGGCCCTCCGACAACCCGGCCGCGCCCACCGTCCTGGTCTACGGCCACCACGACGTCCAGCCCGCCGCCCTCGAGGACGGCTGGCACACCGAGCCCTTCGAGCCGGTCGTCCGGGGAAACCGGCTGCACGCGCGGGGCGCCGCCGACGACAAGGGCCAGGTCTTCTTCCACACCCTGGGCGTACGCGCCCACCTCGCCGCCACCGGCCGCACCACCCCCGCCGTGCACCTCAAGCTCCTCATCGAGGGCGAGGAGGAGTCCGGCTCCCCGAACTTCCGGGCCCTGATCGAGGACCGCAAGGACCGTCTGACGGCAGACGTAGTGATCGTCTCGGACACCGGCATGTGGTCGGAGACGACCCCCACGGTCTGTACGGGCATGCGCGGCCTCGTCGAGTGCCAGATCGACCTCAGCGGCCCGGACCAGGACATCCACTCCGGCTCCTTCGGCGGCGCCGTGCCTAACCCGGCGACCGCCGCGGCACGCCTGGTCGCGGCCCTGCACGACGAGCACGCGCGCGTGGCGGTCCCCGGCTTCTACGACGGCATCACCGAACTCACCGCCCGCGAGCGCGAGCTCTTCGCCGAGCTCCCCTTCGACGAGGCCGAGTGGCTGCGTACCGCCAAGTCGCACGGGGCGTACGGCGAGACCGGCTACTCCACCCTGGAGCGCATCTGGGCCCGCCCGACCGCCGAGGTCAACGGCATGGGCGGCGGCTACCAGGGCGCCGGCGGCAAGACGATCGTCCCGTCGTCGGCCTTCCTGAAGCTCTCCTTCCGGATCGTCGCGGGCCAGGACCCGGCCCGCGTCGAGCAGGCCGTGACCGACTGGGTGGCCACGCGGCTGCCCGAGGGCATCGGCCACACGATCAACTGGACCGGCGCCACCCGCCCGTGCCTGACCCCGCTCGACCACCCCGCGCTGCAGTCCGTCGTGCGCGCCATGGGCCGCGCCTTCGAGCAGCCGATCCGCTTCACGCGCGAGGGCGGCTCCGGGCCCGCCGCGGACCTGCAGGACGTACTCGAGGCACCCGTGCTGTTCCTGGGCATCTCCGTCCCCTCCGACGGCTGGCACGCGCCGAACGAGAAGGTGGAGCTCGATCTGCTCATGAAGGGCGTCGAGACCACCGCGTACCTCTGGGGCGATCTCGCGGAGAGCGGGCCCACCGCCGCACCCTGA
- a CDS encoding ABC1 kinase family protein codes for MSDLPRKAVTRTAKLAALPLGFAGRATWGLGKRIGGKSAEIVARELQQRTAEQLFKVLGELKGGAMKFGQALSVFESALPEEIAGPYRAALTKLQEAAPPMPTRTVHAVLAERLGEDWREQFLEFEDKPSAAASIGQVHRAIWHDGRQVAVKVQYPGAGEALLSDLNQLSRFARLLGPLIPGMDIKPLISELRDRVSEELDYGLEAQAQRAHAEEFAGDPDVLVPAVVHQCEQVLVTEWIDGIPLSEVIADGTEEQRNRAGQLLTRFLFSGPARTGLLHADPHPGNFRLLPTGEGGEDGEGDVAHWRLGVLDFGTVDRLPGGLPDTIGYALRMTIEGEAEAVYEMLREEGFVKESIDLDPDAVLDYLLPIIEPAQADAFEFTRSWIRNQAGRIADPRSPAHQLGKQLNLPPSYLLIHRVTLSTIGVLCQLGATVRMRDELEAWLPGFLPEDESEAEAAVEA; via the coding sequence ATGTCTGATCTTCCCCGGAAGGCGGTCACCCGGACCGCCAAGCTGGCCGCGCTGCCACTCGGCTTCGCGGGCCGGGCGACATGGGGGCTCGGTAAGCGGATCGGCGGCAAGTCGGCGGAGATCGTGGCCCGTGAGCTGCAACAACGCACGGCGGAGCAGCTGTTCAAGGTGCTCGGTGAGCTCAAGGGCGGGGCCATGAAGTTCGGGCAGGCACTGTCCGTCTTCGAGTCGGCACTGCCGGAGGAGATAGCCGGGCCCTACCGCGCCGCGCTCACCAAGCTGCAGGAAGCGGCGCCGCCGATGCCGACGCGCACCGTGCATGCGGTGCTCGCCGAACGGCTCGGCGAGGACTGGCGGGAGCAGTTCCTCGAGTTCGAGGACAAGCCGTCGGCCGCCGCGTCCATCGGCCAGGTGCACCGGGCCATCTGGCACGACGGCCGGCAGGTCGCCGTCAAGGTGCAGTACCCGGGCGCCGGGGAGGCGCTGCTCTCCGACCTGAATCAACTCAGCCGGTTCGCGCGCCTGCTCGGCCCGCTGATTCCGGGGATGGACATCAAGCCGCTCATCTCCGAGCTGCGCGACCGGGTGTCCGAGGAACTCGACTACGGCCTGGAGGCGCAGGCCCAGCGGGCGCACGCCGAGGAGTTCGCGGGCGATCCGGATGTGCTGGTGCCCGCTGTGGTGCATCAGTGCGAGCAGGTCCTGGTGACCGAGTGGATCGACGGGATACCCCTGTCCGAGGTGATCGCGGACGGCACCGAGGAGCAGCGCAACCGGGCGGGTCAGCTCCTGACCAGGTTCCTCTTCTCCGGCCCGGCCCGCACCGGACTGCTGCACGCCGACCCGCACCCGGGCAACTTCCGGCTGCTGCCCACCGGGGAGGGCGGCGAGGACGGCGAAGGGGACGTGGCCCACTGGCGGCTCGGGGTGCTCGACTTCGGCACGGTGGACCGGCTGCCGGGCGGACTGCCCGACACGATCGGCTATGCCCTGCGGATGACGATCGAGGGCGAAGCCGAGGCGGTGTACGAGATGTTGCGCGAGGAGGGCTTCGTCAAGGAGTCCATAGACCTCGACCCGGACGCGGTGCTCGACTATCTGCTGCCGATCATCGAGCCCGCCCAGGCCGACGCGTTCGAGTTCACCCGGAGCTGGATCCGCAATCAGGCGGGGCGGATCGCCGATCCCCGCTCCCCCGCGCATCAGTTGGGCAAGCAGTTGAATCTGCCGCCCTCGTATCTGCTGATACACCGGGTGACGCTCAGCACGATCGGGGTGCTCTGTCAGCTGGGGGCGACGGTGCGGATGCGGGACGAACTCGAGGCGTGGCTGCCCGGATTCCTGCCCGAGGACGAGTCCGAGGCCGAGGCGGCCGTCGAGGCCTGA
- the nudC gene encoding NAD(+) diphosphatase — translation MTTWTDRATDRPISLTERPISLTADSGIDREAHHRLDEAWLAAAWSHPTTRVFVVSGGQALIDDTEDGRTELVMTPAFEAPITETHRYFLGTDDDGVSYFALQKDALPGRMDQSARPAGLREAGLLLSPRDAGLLVHAVALENWQRLHRFCSRCGERTNIAAAGHIRRCAACGAEHYPRTDPAVIMAVTDDEDRILLGRQVHWPEGRFSTLAGFVEPGESIEQSVRREVWEEAGVKVGDVEYVASQPWPFPSSLMLGFMARATSQEINVDGEEIEEARWFSRDDLRAAFESGEVLPPFGISIAARLIELWYGKPLPRPVA, via the coding sequence GTGACCACCTGGACCGACCGCGCCACTGACCGGCCCATCTCGCTGACCGAACGGCCCATCTCGCTGACCGCGGACAGCGGCATCGACCGCGAGGCCCACCACCGACTCGACGAGGCCTGGCTCGCCGCGGCCTGGAGCCACCCGACGACGCGGGTCTTCGTGGTCTCCGGCGGCCAGGCGCTCATCGACGACACGGAGGACGGCCGCACCGAACTCGTCATGACGCCGGCCTTCGAGGCGCCGATCACCGAGACCCACCGCTACTTCCTCGGCACGGACGACGACGGCGTCAGCTACTTCGCGCTCCAGAAGGACGCGCTCCCCGGCCGCATGGACCAGTCCGCGCGCCCCGCCGGGCTGCGCGAGGCGGGCCTGCTCCTGTCCCCGCGCGACGCGGGCCTGCTCGTGCACGCGGTCGCCCTGGAGAACTGGCAGCGCCTGCACCGCTTCTGCTCCCGCTGCGGCGAGCGCACGAACATCGCGGCCGCGGGCCACATCCGCCGCTGCGCGGCCTGCGGTGCCGAGCACTACCCGCGCACCGACCCGGCCGTGATCATGGCGGTCACGGACGACGAGGACCGCATCCTGCTCGGCCGCCAGGTGCACTGGCCGGAGGGCCGCTTCTCGACACTCGCGGGCTTCGTGGAGCCGGGCGAGTCGATCGAGCAGTCGGTACGCCGCGAGGTCTGGGAGGAGGCGGGCGTCAAGGTCGGCGACGTCGAGTACGTCGCCAGCCAGCCCTGGCCGTTCCCGTCCAGCCTGATGCTGGGCTTCATGGCCCGCGCCACCTCGCAGGAGATCAACGTCGACGGCGAGGAGATCGAGGAGGCCCGCTGGTTCTCCCGCGACGACCTGCGCGCTGCCTTCGAGTCCGGCGAGGTCCTGCCGCCCTTCGGCATCTCCATCGCGGCCCGGCTGATCGAGCTCTGGTACGGCAAGCCGCTGCCCAGGCCCGTAGCCTGA
- a CDS encoding UvrD-helicase domain-containing protein, protein MTARLTDPEQLKELLGIPFTPEQTACITAPPAPQVIVAGAGSGKTTVMAARVVWLVGTGQVAPEQVLGLTFTNKAAGELAERVRKALIKAGITDPDAIDPDNPPGEPVISTYHAFAGRLLTDHGLRIGLEPTTRLLADATRFQLAARVLREAPGPYPALTRGFPDLVSDLLTLDGELSEHLVRPDRLRAYDTELLATLQRAKLSNDDLRKVPEVAAARLELTELVGRYRAAKRAGDLLDFGDQIALSAQLARTRPEVGGILRDEFRVVLLDEYQDTSVAQRILLASLFGSGTGHAVTAVGDPCQAIYGWRGASVANLDDFPEHFAYADGSPATRFSLSENRRSGGRLLDLANDLAGPLRAMHAGVEALRPAPGAERDGIVRCALLRTHAEEIDWLADSIAHLVRTGKAPGDIAVLCRTAGDFAQIQGALVARDIPVEVVGLSGLLHLPEVADLVAVCEVLQDPGANASLVRLLTGPRWRIGPRDLALLGRRARLLVHHARVADDDDADHRLAAAVEGIDPAEVISLADALDTFLDPDAATDDLPFSPDARVRFARLAAELRDLRRALADPLMDVLHRVLATTGLDVELSASPQALAARRRETLSNFLDVAASFASNDPSASLLAFLGFLRTAAQYEKGLDNALPGGENTVKVLTAHKSKGLEWDVVAVPGLVTGTFPSTQGREKWTSQSKVLPHDLRGDTATLPDVEAWDSKGLKSFHEEMKAHQSTEELRLGYVTFTRPRSLLLGSGHWWGPTQKKPRGPSDFLLALHDHCAAGHGEIEAWADEPAEDEENPALTEHTADEAWPLPLDATALSHRRAAAATVLAHLDALTSRPDEHAYAPDEAYDPEWPPPPDDEEPPYEDEEPPHEDEEPPHDEEPPYPDDEFEDAPRAHAARTHAPEPHTVPGPRLTPEEQRTIASWDRDLQALTAELNRTRKGVRDVPLPASLTASQVLHMAADPDGFAQELARPMPRPPQPAARRGTRFHAWVESRFEALELPMLAPDELPGTDAEIADEQDLETLKEAFGRTPYADRTPHRVETPFQLAIAGRVIRGRIDAVYRDGTGDEATYEIVDWKTAHNRTADPLQLAIYRLAWAEQHGVPLESVRAAFVYIRTGEVSRPRNLPGRDELERLLTTGKTSPSGV, encoded by the coding sequence GTGACCGCACGACTCACCGACCCCGAGCAGCTCAAAGAGCTCCTGGGGATCCCTTTCACCCCGGAGCAGACGGCCTGCATCACCGCGCCGCCCGCCCCGCAGGTGATCGTGGCCGGAGCCGGGTCGGGCAAGACGACGGTCATGGCGGCGCGTGTGGTCTGGCTGGTCGGCACCGGCCAGGTCGCCCCCGAGCAGGTCCTCGGCCTGACCTTCACCAACAAGGCGGCGGGCGAGCTCGCCGAGCGCGTCCGCAAGGCCCTGATCAAGGCCGGCATCACCGACCCGGACGCGATCGACCCGGACAACCCCCCGGGCGAGCCCGTCATCTCGACGTACCACGCCTTCGCCGGCCGCCTCCTCACCGACCACGGCCTGCGCATAGGGCTGGAACCCACCACCCGCCTGCTCGCGGACGCGACCCGCTTCCAGCTCGCCGCGCGCGTGCTGCGCGAGGCCCCCGGCCCCTACCCGGCGCTGACCCGCGGCTTCCCCGACCTGGTCAGCGACCTCCTCACCCTGGACGGCGAGCTCTCCGAACACCTCGTACGTCCCGACCGGCTGCGTGCGTACGACACCGAGCTCCTCGCCACCCTCCAGCGCGCGAAGCTCAGCAACGACGACCTGCGCAAGGTCCCCGAGGTGGCCGCGGCCCGCCTCGAACTGACCGAGCTGGTAGGGCGTTACCGCGCGGCGAAGCGCGCCGGCGACCTCCTCGACTTCGGCGACCAGATCGCCCTCTCCGCCCAGCTGGCCCGCACCCGCCCCGAGGTCGGCGGCATCCTGCGCGACGAGTTCCGCGTCGTCCTGCTCGACGAGTACCAGGACACCTCGGTCGCCCAGCGCATCCTCCTCGCCTCCCTCTTCGGCTCCGGCACCGGCCACGCGGTGACCGCGGTCGGCGACCCCTGCCAGGCGATCTACGGCTGGCGCGGCGCCTCCGTGGCCAACCTCGACGACTTCCCCGAGCACTTCGCGTACGCCGACGGCAGCCCGGCCACCCGCTTCTCCCTCTCCGAGAACCGCCGCAGCGGCGGCCGCCTCCTCGACCTCGCCAACGACCTCGCCGGGCCCCTGCGCGCCATGCACGCGGGCGTCGAGGCCCTGCGCCCGGCCCCCGGCGCCGAGCGCGACGGCATCGTGCGCTGCGCCCTGCTGCGTACCCACGCGGAGGAGATCGACTGGCTCGCGGACTCGATCGCCCATCTCGTACGCACCGGAAAGGCCCCCGGGGACATCGCAGTCCTGTGCCGCACGGCGGGCGACTTCGCCCAGATCCAGGGCGCGTTGGTGGCCCGGGACATCCCGGTCGAGGTCGTCGGCCTCTCCGGCCTGCTGCACCTCCCGGAGGTCGCCGACCTGGTCGCCGTCTGCGAAGTCCTCCAGGACCCCGGCGCCAACGCCTCCCTCGTACGTCTCCTCACCGGCCCCCGCTGGCGGATCGGCCCGCGCGACCTGGCGCTCCTCGGGCGGCGCGCCCGCCTCCTCGTGCACCACGCGCGCGTGGCCGACGATGACGACGCAGACCACCGCCTGGCCGCGGCCGTGGAAGGCATCGACCCGGCCGAAGTGATCTCCCTCGCGGACGCGTTGGACACCTTCCTCGACCCGGACGCGGCGACGGACGACCTGCCGTTCTCGCCCGACGCGCGCGTGCGCTTCGCCCGCCTCGCGGCCGAACTGCGCGACCTGCGCCGCGCGCTCGCCGACCCCCTGATGGACGTCCTGCACCGGGTCCTGGCCACCACCGGCCTGGACGTCGAGCTCTCCGCCTCCCCCCAAGCCCTGGCGGCCCGCCGCCGCGAGACGCTCTCCAACTTCCTGGACGTGGCGGCCTCCTTCGCGTCGAACGACCCCTCGGCCTCCCTCCTCGCCTTCCTCGGCTTCCTGCGCACCGCCGCCCAGTACGAGAAGGGCCTGGACAACGCCCTGCCCGGCGGCGAGAACACCGTCAAGGTCCTCACCGCCCACAAGTCCAAGGGCCTGGAGTGGGACGTGGTCGCCGTTCCCGGCCTGGTCACCGGCACCTTCCCGTCCACCCAGGGCCGCGAGAAGTGGACCTCCCAGTCGAAGGTCCTGCCGCACGACCTGCGCGGCGACACGGCGACACTGCCCGACGTCGAGGCATGGGACAGCAAGGGTCTGAAGTCCTTCCACGAGGAGATGAAGGCCCACCAGAGCACCGAGGAACTCCGCCTCGGGTACGTCACGTTCACCCGCCCCCGCTCCCTCCTCCTGGGCTCCGGCCACTGGTGGGGCCCGACCCAGAAGAAGCCCCGCGGCCCCTCGGACTTCCTGCTCGCCCTGCACGACCACTGCGCGGCGGGCCACGGTGAGATCGAGGCCTGGGCGGACGAGCCGGCCGAGGACGAGGAGAACCCGGCCCTCACCGAGCACACCGCCGACGAGGCCTGGCCCCTCCCGCTGGACGCGACGGCCCTGTCCCACCGCCGCGCCGCCGCGGCCACGGTCCTGGCCCACCTGGACGCCCTGACGTCCCGGCCCGACGAGCACGCGTACGCACCGGACGAGGCGTACGACCCGGAGTGGCCGCCACCGCCGGACGACGAGGAACCTCCGTACGAGGACGAGGAGCCTCCGCACGAGGACGAAGAACCTCCTCACGACGAAGAACCTCCTTACCCGGACGACGAGTTCGAGGACGCCCCTCGAGCCCACGCCGCCCGAACCCACGCCCCCGAACCCCACACCGTCCCGGGCCCCCGCCTCACCCCCGAGGAACAGCGGACCATCGCCTCCTGGGACCGCGACCTGCAAGCCCTCACAGCGGAGCTGAACCGGACCCGCAAGGGCGTGCGCGACGTCCCCCTGCCCGCGTCGCTCACCGCGTCCCAGGTCCTCCACATGGCCGCCGACCCCGACGGCTTCGCCCAGGAGCTGGCCCGCCCCATGCCCCGCCCGCCCCAGCCCGCGGCCCGCCGCGGCACCCGCTTCCACGCCTGGGTCGAGTCCCGCTTCGAGGCCCTGGAACTGCCCATGCTCGCCCCCGACGAACTGCCGGGGACGGACGCGGAGATCGCCGACGAGCAGGACCTGGAAACCCTGAAGGAAGCCTTCGGCCGCACCCCGTACGCCGACCGCACCCCCCACCGGGTGGAGACCCCCTTCCAGCTGGCGATCGCGGGCCGCGTCATCCGGGGCCGCATCGACGCGGTCTACCGCGACGGCACCGGCGACGAGGCGACGTACGAAATCGTCGACTGGAAAACAGCGCACAACCGCACCGCCGACCCCCTCCAGCTGGCGATCTACCGCCTGGCGTGGGCGGAGCAGCACGGCGTACCGCTGGAGTCGGTGAGGGCGGCGTTCGTGTACATACGGACGGGAGAGGTGTCCCGCCCTCGGAATCTGCCGGGCCGCGACGAACTGGAACGCCTGCTGACCACGGGCAAAACCAGCCCGTCCGGCGTTTGA
- a CDS encoding mycoredoxin: MPGTVTMYSTTWCGYCQRLKKQLDREGIAYKEINIEHDPESAAFVEKANGGNQTVPTVLFEDGSTLTNPSLAQVKQKVGA, encoded by the coding sequence ATGCCGGGCACTGTGACGATGTACAGCACCACGTGGTGCGGCTACTGCCAGCGGCTGAAGAAGCAGCTGGACCGCGAGGGCATCGCGTACAAGGAAATCAACATCGAGCACGACCCGGAGTCCGCGGCGTTCGTCGAGAAGGCGAACGGCGGCAACCAGACGGTCCCGACCGTGCTCTTCGAGGACGGCTCGACGCTGACCAACCCTTCGCTCGCCCAGGTCAAGCAGAAGGTCGGCGCCTGA